The Paenibacillus uliginis N3/975 genome has a window encoding:
- the tsaD gene encoding tRNA (adenosine(37)-N6)-threonylcarbamoyltransferase complex transferase subunit TsaD has translation MNEQNTEKHSLILAIETSCDETSVAVVRDGHEVLSSVIASQVETHKAFGGVVPEVASRKHVESITMILEEAAYEAGIDMRDLSAIAVTQGPGLVGALLVGVVAAKSLAYALGKPLIGTHHIAGHIYANRIVGPIEYPCMSLVVSGGHTELVYMKSEGSFELIGRTRDDAVGEAYDKVARALGFPYPGGPHVDRLALEAEDAVQLPRVWLEPDSYDFSFSGLKSAVLNVVNQSKMRGEEIRTGAIARGFQESVTEVLVEKAVRAVKAYGAVQLLLCGGVAANRGLRHLLSERCETERIPLTIPPHQYCTDNAAMIAAAAHLKWKQGDLTPLDMKADPQFSLEEWAK, from the coding sequence ATGAATGAACAGAATACAGAGAAGCACAGTCTGATCTTAGCCATTGAGACAAGCTGTGATGAAACATCAGTTGCAGTGGTTAGAGATGGGCATGAAGTATTGTCGAGCGTTATTGCGAGTCAGGTCGAAACCCACAAAGCCTTTGGAGGTGTGGTACCTGAGGTAGCATCGCGCAAACATGTGGAGAGCATTACGATGATTCTGGAAGAAGCTGCCTACGAAGCGGGTATTGATATGCGGGATTTGTCGGCTATCGCTGTCACCCAGGGACCGGGTCTGGTCGGAGCGTTATTGGTTGGTGTTGTGGCGGCCAAAAGCTTAGCGTACGCACTCGGGAAACCGCTGATCGGCACACACCATATCGCTGGTCATATCTATGCCAACCGTATCGTTGGCCCGATAGAATACCCGTGTATGTCGCTCGTTGTTTCGGGCGGGCACACAGAACTTGTATACATGAAGTCCGAAGGCAGCTTTGAACTTATCGGCCGCACACGTGATGATGCTGTAGGTGAGGCCTATGATAAAGTGGCGCGTGCGCTCGGATTCCCTTATCCGGGCGGACCACATGTGGACCGCCTAGCCTTGGAGGCGGAGGATGCCGTACAGCTTCCCCGCGTATGGCTGGAGCCGGATTCCTATGACTTTAGCTTTAGCGGATTGAAATCAGCTGTATTAAATGTCGTCAATCAGAGCAAAATGCGTGGAGAAGAGATTCGAACCGGTGCGATTGCCCGGGGCTTTCAGGAATCGGTTACCGAGGTGCTCGTGGAAAAAGCGGTGCGCGCCGTAAAGGCATATGGAGCTGTGCAGCTGCTGCTCTGCGGAGGAGTTGCTGCGAACCGTGGATTACGGCATCTGCTCTCGGAACGCTGTGAGACGGAGAGAATTCCTCTAACCATTCCACCTCATCAATACTGTACCGATAATGCTGCTATGATTGCTGCTGCCGCTCATCTGAAATGGAAGCAGGGAGACCTGACGCCTCTCGATATGAAGGCAGATCCCCAGTTTTCTCTGGAAGAATGGGCTAAGTGA